The proteins below come from a single Perca flavescens isolate YP-PL-M2 unplaced genomic scaffold, PFLA_1.0 EPR50_1.1_unplaced_scaf_12, whole genome shotgun sequence genomic window:
- the LOC114551507 gene encoding uncharacterized protein LOC114551507 produces MENPTFRRAPNGTLLLKASAEAEATRTRPPGSQAPYRAKKSEEVDAEAWAHVNSEGGDTTNATLILSRWKVQFGKYQGKTFHWLLENDVGYSVNLVASHQKERERTGSQSPLMANKDAFTRYSSAYPDFAEAVRFQRAFEEARVKSLQPRQEGQALVGFGDFKFETLQSLYESEDSKKIRFVNYLRRKMPAPGTQMENATSWFCACGLCLRAAFSVCASSFRPFRPALPSTSTQEPSDEELVKAVVDSEKCK; encoded by the exons atGGAAAATCCTACTTTCAGAAGGGCCCCTAACGGGACCCTTCTGCTGAAGGCTTCGGCCGAGGCCGAGGCAACCCGGACCCGGCCGCCTGGCAGCCAGGCCCCCTACAGGGCCAAGAAGTCAGAGGAGGTGGATGCGGAGGCCTGGGCCCACGTCAACTCCGAGGGTGGCGACACCACAAACGCCACCCTCATCCTGAGCCGGTGGAAGGTCCAGTTTGGGAAATACCAGGGGAAGACCTTCCACTGGCTGCTGGAGAATGACGTGGGCTACAGCGTCAATCTGGTGGCCTCCCACCAGAAGGAGCGAGAGAGGACAGGGTCTCAGTCCCCGCTGATGGCCAACAAG GATGCTTTCACCCGCTACTCCTCGGCGTACCCTGACTTTGCGGAGGCAGTCAGGTTCCAGCGGGCGTTCGAGGAGGCGCGGGTGAAGTCCCTCCAGCCCAGGCAGGAGGGACAGGCACTTGTTGGCTTCGGGGACTTTAAATTTGAGACCCTGCAGAGCCTGTACGAGTCTGAGGACTCCAAAAAGATCCG ATTTGTCAACTACCTCCGGAGGAAGATGCCAGCTCCCGGCACGCAGATGGAGAACGCC ACCTCTTGGTTCTGCGCTTGCGGCCTTTGTCTCAGGGCGGCGTTCTCTGTCTGCG CCTCTTCCTTCCGGCCCTTCAGACCAGCTCTTCCCTCCACTTCCACCCAGGAGCCCTCCGATGAAGAGCTGGTGAAGGCGGTAGTTGACTCGGAGAAGTGTAAGTAA
- the LOC114551502 gene encoding uncharacterized protein LOC114551502, producing MQCTVYTFLLKYFISLKASDVQAPLSLLQHPPPPPSAAAAAAAAAQKGAGVSAVDEPTDEELLEATQDHNEPLQPPAAMEVTAETPAPAPHPGAASPPPPGVQELTEPAVLPPPPPAGSSELLPASWRAALTAEQQQWIGRVLFTRSSKGRSQLIKELNVWWYPAQTRPIYTQPPASPDPFFACRLFLWMPHRIWHLQLTCPQPLCTGTMTKAGLYRTIQRVLDIDGWYLMATEYLECRRCKKKVGGWSQGIIRQLSPTYSCQFPAVLTYKLSCDLRVVAQLRSRTLGNSASRLCNTLREAHSDAWMRRAIAYLGVCEQFLALCTVRGQFPPPPQMPPLPSAVWLLTVYSHDVLTRLEEYKARITSTFGSILKMDSTKKASEVCDRFNIWHSCVFMDSQ from the exons atgcAATGTACTGTCTATACATTTTTactgaaatattttatttctcttAAAGCCTCAGACGTACAGGCCCCTCTCTCGCTCCTGCAGCATCCACCTCCTCCCCCCTCAGCagcggcggcggcagcagcagcagcacagaaggGGGCTGGTGTCTCTGCCGTGGACGAGCCCACGGATGAGGAGCTGCTGGAGGCCACACAGGACCACAACGAGCCCCTGCAACCTCCAGCAGCCATGGAGGTGACGGCCGAGACACCAGCTCCCGCGCCACATCCTGGAGCTGCCAGTCCCCCGCCACCTGGAGTGCAGGAGTTGACGGAGCCAGCCGTCCTCCCTCCCCCGCCTCCTGCTGGCAGTTCTGAG CTGCTGCCTGCGTCCTGGCGGGCAGCTCTCACTGCGGAGCAGCAGCAGTGGATCGGCCGGGTGCTGTTTACCAGGAGCAGCAAGGGGAGGTCCCAGCTCATCAAGGAGCTGAACGTATGGTGGTACCCTGCCCAGACCCGGCCGATCTACACCCAGCCTCCCGCGTCCCCCGACCCCTTCTTTGCATGTCGGCTGTTCCTGTGGATGCCACACAGGATCTGGCATCTGCAGCTGACATGCCCCCAGCCTTTGTGCACCGGTACCATGACAAAGGCTGGGCTGTACAGGACCATCCAGAGGGTCCTGGACATCGACGGCTGGTATCTCATGGCCACTGAGTACCTAGAGTGCCGTCGGTGTAAGAAGAAGGTCGGAGGGTGGTCACAGGGCATCATCAGGCAGCTGTCCCCCACCTACAGCTGCCAATTCCCAGCTGTACTTACGTACAA GCTGTCCTGTGACCTTAGGGTGGTCGCACAGCTGAGGTCTCGCACTCTGGGCAACAGTGCTTCTCGGCTGTGCAACACCCTGCGGGAGGCGCACTCAGATGCCTGGATGCGGAGAGCTATCGCGTACCTCGGCGTGTGCGAGCAGTTCCTGGCCTTGTGCACGGTGAGGGGGCAGTTCCCACCACCACCCCAGATGCCCCCTCTCCCCTCCGCCGTCTGGCTGTTAACAGTCTACAGCCATGACGTCCTGACGCGGCTGGAGGAGTACAAGGCCAGGATCACGTCCACCTTCGGATCCATCCTAAAGATGGATTCCACTAAGAAGGCAAGTGAAGTTTGTGACCGTTTTAATATTTGGCACAGCTGTGTGTTCATGGACTCACAATAA
- the LOC114551503 gene encoding SWI/SNF complex subunit SMARCC2, with the protein MSVACTVTKKLAGTAEDTAAWVTNVGNEHGQVLISVLTCSEGLSPMAVGLMRRYRLAGVRPPQLIYVDRDCCSRDGVSKTAALFQEWGQLVVRLDTTETQELYAPFMRQLSHCIFEVDSGDARRLTEAKRSQLEGQHGMVGLTDAEVVRRITREEWRLHCRRRTRNLEDAEAPPQLHPGPTGRAAVHPDGVSLPVYRCARGSTSLESFHLHLNRFIPGTRASAMHFQAFLVDGLTRWNEDRAAAAAPPVAAEEQVGPLHSYSGHLKHVLNQKSQRVLGLPMVKDFTKPAEYTGELIGVEYLYQQTGRVLEVVSLDPDTPDEAAAIESLGEDEDEGIGEDVEAPPSEPSGPAAPLRRASAEAPEDPASTQSSSESEEEMEGPDGQPGYQHVLRLAEALLEARSLLGLSNKRVDRLIVLWNRLPEHDRGRVVYPPRCRERQLKGRFKQGKGINTPFPGKESLQRSLLGPYSGTASWPSASRLVEAICIQLCRLYPSDTRVLGVKRTRWSLVLSDYVAIRAAVLASPRLMAQTDIQLFELNQRTLSKWFSQRQKQQDQAVLLQATGVVPVAALAGEPLPPAKGLSCVQAGQGQPFHFNVPEEQPGPSTTGLPAPPPPPPPSPPPPDGEQPGPSSGGLRDTPRPLLPGPPPPPPPPPPPAPLTVPRTTAYRKRKAAEAAAAGLGPPPGSKPRRQIMQYICRLCGQSKRLETGHTRVGGVAYCATVGGKSVEEWTAERKREMAREPGGPGL; encoded by the exons atgtctgtggcttgcaca gtgACGAAAAAGCTCGCAGGTACCGCTGAAGACACGGCCGCCTGGGTTACCAACGTGGGTAACGAGCACGGGCAGGTCCTCATCAGTGTCCTCACCTGCTCCGAGGGCCTGTCCCCCATGGCGGTCGGGTTGATGAGGCGGTACCGACTCGCCGGGGTACGTCCCCCCCAGCTGATCTACGTGGATCGTGACTGCTGCAGCCGAGACGGCGTGTCGAAGACAGCTGCCTTGTTTCAG GAGTGGGGACAGCTCGTGGTGAGACTGGACACCACAGAGACCCAAGAGCTGTACGCCCCCTTCATGAGGCAGCTGTCTCACTGCATCTTCGAGGTGGACTCAGGAGATGCCCGCCGTCTCACTGAGGCTAAGCGGTCCCAGCTGGAGGGGCAGCACGGGATGGTTGGCCTGACTGACGCCGAGGTTGTCAGGAGGATCACCAGGGAGGAGTGGAGGCTCCACTGTCGTCGTCGGACAC GAAATTTGGAGGACGCAGAGGCCCCACCTCAGCTGCATCCAGGACCCACCGGGCGTGCAGCTGTACACCCAGACGGAGTCAGCCTGCCCGTTTATCGCTGCGCGAGGGGCTCCACATCTCTGGAGTCCTTCCACCTCCACCTCAACCGCTTCATCCCAG GGACGCGAGCCAGTGCTATGCACTTCCAGGCGTTCCTGGTCGATGGACTGACGAGGTGGAACGAGGACCgcgcagcagcagctgcacccCCGGTCGCGGCTGAGGAACAGGTGGGACCTCTGCACTCCTACAGTGGCCACCTCAAGCACGTCCTTAACCAGAAGAGCCAACGGGTGCTTGGCCTTCCCATGGTTAAGGACTTCACCAAGCCTGCTGAGTACACAG GGGAGCTCATCGGGGTTGAGTACCTGTACCAGCAGACAGGCAGAGTGCTTGAGGTTGTCAGCTTGGACCCTGACACTCCGGACGAGGCTGCTGCCATCGAGTCCCTTGGGGAGGACGAGGACGAGGGTATCGGGGAGGACGTTGAGGCACCCCCGTCTGAGCCATCCGGTCCGGCCGCCCCTCTGCGACGTGCCTCTGCCGAGGCCCCTGAAGATCCTGCTTCCACGCAGTCCTCCTCAGAGTCTGAG gaggagatggaggggCCTGATGGTCAGCCAGGATACCAGCATGTCCTGAGGCTGGCCGAGGCCCTGCTGGAAGCACGGAGCCTTCTGGGGCTTTCTAACAAGAGGGTAGACAGACTCATCGTGCTCTGGAATCGCCTGCCAGAGCACGACAGGGGGCGAGTCGTCTACCCTCCCAGATGCCGGGAGAGGCAGCTTAAGGGGCGGTTCAAGCAAGGGAAGGGGATAAACACCCCCTTCCCTGGAAAGGAGAGTCTCCAACG CTCTCTTCTCGGACCGTACTCGGGCACTGCAAGCTGGCCCAGCGCCAGTCGCCTGGTGGAGGCCATTTGCATCCAGCTCTGCCGGCTCTACCCTTCGGACACGCGGGTTTTAGGGGTCAAGAGGACTAGGTGGTCCTTGGTCCTCTCGGACTACGTGGCCATCAGAGCGGCAGTGCTGGCCAGCCCGAGGCTGATGGCTCAGACGGACATCCAGCTCTTTGAGCTAAACCAGAGGACCCTGTCCAAGTG GTTCTCTCAGCGCCAGAAGCAGCAGGATCAGGctgtgctgctgcaggcaaCTGGCGTCGTGCCTGTGGCAGCACTGGCTGGGGAGCCTCTGCCTCCTGCAAAAGGGCTGTCCTGTGTCCAGGCGGGACAAGGACAGCCCTTTCACTTCAACGTCCCCGAGGAGCAGCCCGGCCCCTCAACAACAGGACTGcccgctcctcctcctcctcctcctccttctcctcctcctccagatgGGGAGCAACCAGGACCCTCATCTGGGGGCCTACGCGACACTCCTCGACCACTGCTCCCgggtcctcctcctcctcctcctcctcctcctcctcctgcaccACTGACTGTGCCCAGGACAACGGCGTACAGGAAGAGGAAGGCGGCCGAGGCTGCCGCTGCAGGGCTTGGACCACCGCCCGGGAGCAAACCCCGCCGGCAGATAATGCAGTACATCTGCCGATTGTGTGGCCAGTCCAAAAGGCTGGAAACTGGACACACACGTGTGGGAGGCGTGGCGTACTGCGCAACTGTCGGCGGGAAATCGGTGGAGGAGTGGACTgcggagaggaagagggaaatGGCCAGAGAACCAGGGGGCCCAGGgctgtga